In Silurus meridionalis isolate SWU-2019-XX chromosome 11, ASM1480568v1, whole genome shotgun sequence, the sequence TAATTCATGCCCAGGATAAATTATGCTGTTGTGGTTTTACCGGCTAAATTAAGACCAGTAAATAATCAGTCATGTGCGTTACTGAGACAATTTAATTGCTTCAGTGACAGTCAAATACAGTACATCCCTTCCATGATCTATCAGATCAACTCAGCCAGTGTGACTGATTGGCCTGAGCAATTGTTTGTGTAAGATaaggtgaaaaaaaatggaaaggtCAACAATCTGAGGTTATCTTGGCGTTATCGTACTCTCTCCCAATGAAGAGTGGTGCCAAACAAACAACTCTATAGAAGTACAAGACTTCTTTAAAGGACATTCACTGGCTGGTTAcattaattcatatatataaaaaaaacgtatCACACATATACAGCTCTATGGGCACAATCCACATTGacaaatattttctatataaatcCTTTATACATGGTCCTTCACATTAAAACAGTCATATTTAACACAGCTAGACACTTAGCTTCCATTGgatggaaaaaataataaaaataaatcagtgctgCCATTAAATGCtgcataaaacaacaacaaaaagagaTACATTAATAAAACTTCTTTCTTCTTGCTAAGCCTGTCTCTCATCCCTCTTGCTTGAAAACATCAGAGCCCAAAAGACTGACTGGAATATCAGAGCAATTCCTGGAGTCGTCTTCAAAGcagaaatgaaagaagaagCGCCAGACACAGGAGACTGTGGGTCAATAGTGTTCTTTGGGCGTTCGAACGAAACCAGCGCACTTCCTGGGAATCGTCTGCAGACCAGAAGAAACAGAGACGTGCAATTAAGTGCATGCGCATCCACACACTGAGCATTTGAGATGCATGTTGGGGGGAAATAGGACCATTATCACATGCTTAGACCTGAAAAACAAGCCCCCGCTGACTAATCCTGTAAGAGTTCTCTGGAATTAAGCGCCAGCCAGTGGGGATTCGCGACTCTATTTGGCCAGTGAATGAGGTGTGAAGACCTTTTTTCGCAGCCTATTCCTTTCCCAGACAATTGCTGATAGAGAGAGCAGGTTTGGCTCCGAGGAGCACCCTCTTGCTTATCACGATATTAATGGGAGAGATAAACGTCTGACATGAAGAGCTTTAAGCGGGCAAATAAGGCAGGAAAGCTTAAAATATGCATTGCTACAGCAAAATGCAAGAGATCAGTTAGAGGATACCAAAGTTATATAAGGATGTGGCCCagtgtatttacatttgtgtaatTTCTTATATCAGTGCCTAGGAAAACAGTATTGGGTTTTAGTAGGAGGCAAAATTTTGATACTTGTGTAGTATTAAATAGAAATTTAAACTGTGGacattttttacagtaaaatatgtTATTTATTGGATAAactcttttcatattttttaatacagtactgtgatATACTTGGTTATTTTGCCATACTATGTAATAGATGCTTCAGATGTAGCCAAAATGTCACAAAACTAATTTAGCAATATTACAGATGCTTTTGACATTTTACTCAGAACTATAGTTTATCAAAACAATATGGCGACCTTTTACATAATATAGTATGTTTGGTTTTTACTAGTCTATTATACTATCTAGTACTGCAGTGTGATGTTTTAAATCTAACAAATCTGTACTATATTATGTTGTcatacattttgtatatattattaaaaaaaatttagatttaTGGATTTTTGGATGTGTGGATCAGTTAAACCATTGTGCTTACCACAGTCACTATGAAAGACCTGAGGAAAGCAGTGTAACACTCCATATCCACATCTGCAGTAGGAGCAGCCTTTTTGAACCCATTCTCCATGGGGGATAACTCCACAGTTTCTGTTATAAAACAACAACCCAAAcaaaactgttaaattctgtgtTACAAATTCATTTACAAATTTATGCTGCCTGTGATGAATGAGAGGGTTACCTGATACGTTCGTCATACTCGCAACTCCGCCCGGTAAAGTGCTTTGGACAAGCACAAAAACTCCCCAAAATACACGTACCCCCGTTTTTACAGCAGTTTCGACTCTGTGTAGCAccttcaataaaacaaaaagtgcaAATTGATGCATTGCCATTGTACTCACAAGACATAGATCTGTTAGCATTGGTGCATTAATGCGTAGACATTTCCAACAGTCCACAGCtccacatgcattttttttaattgagtagAAATTGCATTTCCCTGACACACTTGACTGTAAGATCCTGAGGGATGCCAAAAGCAATCCAGATTTTGTGTCCTACTTCAGATCCCAATTAGGGTGTGCAATATGACAAGAAGGCCTCATGCTTAAGGATGTGAAAAATACTTTGTCAAACAATCCTAATATGACCAATCAAGCCACTGAACAGAAAGGACAGTGTTTAACTGAaaagttaactttttttttcagcttgttCCTCCGAAACAAACAAAGAGCCTATAAACTGTGCTTAAAATCTGGACACACCAAACAAGACTTGGAAACCCTGGATGATCTCATAAATAGCACATGGCTTATCACTTACTTCCAGTGAGTCCGATAAAAGGTAACACGGCCCCAGAGCCCTGGTGCTGGCCAGCCGAAGATGGTGCATTCATTTCATTAAACTGATTCAGCAGTTCGCTGTGTTGGTCACGCTGCTTTCCAGGTGCCTTAGCATTCCCACATATTACACCATCACAGCCTGGATTAACAAAAACACGGCCCCATTCAAGACAGGAAAACACTGTATGCTGTATTAAAACAACAGATGCTCATAGTTTTGAAATAGAAATGGCCTGAAGATACGTTACCTGATCCATGCGTGATTGTTTGGCAGGC encodes:
- the tdgf1 gene encoding teratocarcinoma-derived growth factor 1, yielding MSHLLLRVMLSAAFACQTITHGSGCDGVICGNAKAPGKQRDQHSELLNQFNEMNAPSSAGQHQGSGAVLPFIGLTGSATQSRNCCKNGGTCILGSFCACPKHFTGRSCEYDERIRNCGVIPHGEWVQKGCSYCRCGYGVLHCFPQVFHSDCDDSQEVRWFRSNAQRTLLTHSLLCLALLLSFLL